The Syntrophales bacterium region ATAGGCCTGCTGCACCTGGGTGGTTATCCGGTAAAAAGAGAGGGCGGTAGTAAGCGACAAATAAGAAGGCACTTGCAGACGGTTGGCAGCAAGAAAAAAATCCACAGGTTTGAGGTAGCGCCATTTTTCCGTCAATACGTATAGATCGCGTTTCATCCTGATCATAAGGCCGGATTTTACGTACCGATTGCAGAGAACAACAGCCGATTGCGGCTTGATGGCCAATCTTTCAGCCACATCCGCTGAAGCAAAGAATGTGTATTTACTATCAGCTATTTGCTGGTATCTCATTCGAAACGCCTTCTTCCGCAATGTTTACAGTCAAATACAATAAATATACACTTATGTCAATTTAATATATCTTGGTAACGAGGAAAAAGGGGACAGGCTGCTTTTTTGAGCCAGAAAAATAGTATTATGTCCCACTTTTTTCGGAATGAAAAAAACCCGCTTCCTTTTAGGGGAAGCGGGTTTTGGTTAAGAGTTAGTTAACGCATCAACCGATGGTCGGGCGGAATTTCCTGGTCCGCACAATCATCGCCGCGCCTCCGAACAACAGACCGATCAGAACAAACAGGATCAGCGCCTTCTGGACGGGGGTTGTGTTGACCGTCAGATAGGCCGCGCCGACGATGGGGGCAAGCCCCAGTCGCACCATTGCGCGCAGGCTATCATGCTTCGCGATGAAATCCGCAATCGGCGGTGAGTTGCGATAGTAGAACGCGACGAATGCCTGTCCTAAGCTGTTGGTGAGCAGGTACGAATCCCGGAAGTTCCTCAGGATCATAACATGACCCTCCAGATAGGAGCCGTACGCCGCCGTCGCGATGAAGCAGCCGGAGGTGGATGTTTCTCCGCCTCCTCCGCCGCCGATCCCGAAGAAGCTCAGGTGGCTAACCCAGAAGGTAACCGAGCCAAGCTTGCCGTCCCCTATATAATCGCTGACAATGATTTGACTCACCGGAACCGCCGCTCCCTTGCCGGCTTCCAGATCAGCACGCGACGTCGCCGTGTAGATCGCGAAAACGCCTTTTTCCAGATCGCCCGGTTTCAGAACCGTAAGATCAATCGGCAGGGTGATAACTATCCGCTTGATGTCCTCTTTTACCAGCGGTGTCGTACCTGCCTGGTCACTGGTCACCTTGATATCGTAAATTGTGAGCGACGCCGAGGTAGCGTTGGCCGTTGTATCGTCCTTGGGAACCGGAGTGATTATGATATAACCGTTCGTGGTTACGCCCCCCGCCGGAACCTCAACATCAACCGTCTGGCCAGCGGCGCCTCCGGTCTCCTCGCCTCCGCCGACATTGACATCCGGCGACGTAGGCGTCATCGCGGTAAGGACGAAATTCTCACCCGCTGCTGGGCTGGGAATCCCGGTCTTCGTATCCGCGACAAAGTTGTTTAAGGCCGCCGCAACCGTCCAGCCAGTCGCCGCAGCGCCCGTCGGCAGGTTGATCGCATAGGCGCCAGCGGCATCCGTCATTACACTGTACTGCACCGCAGGCGTTGCCGGCAGGTAGGCAGTTACCTTCGCTCCGACAAGCGCCGCACCGCCAGCGCTGTTCGTCACAGTACCGGCAATCGCCGCCGTTGAGGCCGCGAGCGTCATGTTTACCGTCTTTTCCGCTGATGAAACAGACTGGGAAACGTAATTGGCCAATGATACGTCATACATATATTTTCCACCGGCGGGCAGGGTAAAGGTGGCCTTCCCACCGGCTGCCGTCATCTTCAACGGCTGCCCCGAGGCATCAAGCTGACCGCGGACCGCCACCACCGCGCCGTTCAAGACATTCACCGTGTACAGAGCCACGGGGTTGATCTGGAAAGGCCCGAAGGTTTGCTCGTTGAGACCGTTTGCGGCGGTCGCATACGCATACCCATCCACCAGAATCTTCAGATAGAAAACTTTGGCGGTAGTTATGCTGGCGGCCGGCGTGAAAACGTTGGTCAAACCGTTCGCGTTTGCCCAGGTTCCATAATCCCCGGTTGCGGTTATTTTTGTAAATGTCCCATCCTTCTCGGATTTGGACATCATGTCCCAGGTAACATTCCCGGTAACGCCGCCCACGGTAAAGGTCAACGGACTGTCCTGCCTAAACGCCTTACTGGATGGGGTGAGGGTAAAGGGCACCCGCACCTGGAAGCTGTCCTCGCCTCCCTTCCCATCCGCCGCTTTGATGGTGTACTCGCCGGCAAAGGCGCCGGTCGTAGGAGCCTTGAAGGTAAAGCTGCTCCCCGAGCCGCCCGCAACCGCAACCGGCCCCGTCACCGTCCAGGTGTAGGACTCGTCGCCTCCGGCAACAGTGAAGGCTGCGCTGTCCATCCCGGAAAGGACTGTCGGCGCAGTCGTCGGCTTGTCGGTAATCGCCACGCTGCTGTACACATTAACGACGCCTTCCGCATAAAGACCTGTGGTCGGATTCGTCACCCGCACCGTAAAGGGCGTGGGAACTGTGGTCACAGTCGCCGGCGCCGTCCAGGTTGTAGTGGCGCCCGTGGCCGCCGAAAGCGATCCGCCCGTCGCGGTCCAGGCATAACTGCCCACACCGCTTGTTGCTGTAAAGGCCACCGTTCCGCCAACATGCACATTCGCAGGCAGAGCCGGCACTGCCGAGATCACCGGAGGACCGGGAATGGCATTCGCCGAGGCGGCAGTTGCCGAGTAATTGGGCCGCTCATCCACCGCATAAATGGCGAAGTAGTACCTGGTGCTGTTGATAAGCCCGGTGATGGTGGTGGTAGCGGCTTTATTGGCGTATCCCGCGTATGCCACCGTCGCATCGCCTAATGTCGCATCCTTTAAGTATGTATCCCCCGACACCGGTACGCCCGTCGTCGGAGCGGAACCCGCCTTCATCAGGATCACGATTCCCGCAAAGTCGGAATCAGTCGGGTTCGTCCAGGACAAAGTCACCTCGGTGTTGCCGGCGGAGGGCAAAGGCGCGGTCGGCGCCGCAGTCGGCGTCGTATCGCTGCTCGTTGCATTCGCCTCCGCTGCAAGCGAGTAGTTCTTCACCGCATCATATGCGAACACCTTGTAGTAACGATTTATCCCGTGGGCCAGGGTTTCCGTATAGGTTTGCAGATTCCCAACGTAGAGGATATCATCCTGACCGGACTTGCCCAACGTATAGGTTGTGCCGTCCACTGGCGCCAGTGCCGGAGCGGCGCCCGTTGCTCCTACCACGATCACGCCGGTAAAATCAGCGTCGGTCGGATTGGTCCAATCGAGCTTCAAATTGCCGCTTGTCTGCGGCGTTATGCCAAAAACCGTCACGGCCGCCGGTGCGGTAGTATCGACGGTAAAGGTATTGCCTTTCACCATCTGAGTTGTGTGTTTTGCATCGACTGCCCGCACCTGCCAAATGTAGTTGCCGTCGGCCAAGGCATTGACTGGAGTAAAACTCGGGGTATCGGACGGATCGACCGTCCCAGCCACTACATCAAGAGAGGAAAAATTGGGATCGGTAGCGAGAGTAATCTGCACATAGTAAGCCGTCGCATTCGTCACCTTGCCCCAGCTCATCACGGGCTTGGTGTTTCTCGTGGGAGTTGTCACCGTATTCAGCACCGGATCAGGCAGGACATAA contains the following coding sequences:
- a CDS encoding Ig-like domain-containing protein, which produces MVNTAARKRTMFFLLGIIYLCVFSTVAFAGGVTRSVYGTVKNSDTTTTPANGEIAFSAYIQARTNEVQTETSPGCGYNAGTLFLNVGNFPTPWTGTDTLIINVTNKINGEKKTVTQPLTGSGAINLGVLTLIPRQLTSIAITAPAATLAVGEGLQFTATGTYDDDSTGDITATAIWAVDSATPDGAGAFDSSVKGKLNALKAGSANVKATSGTVSSSTSAVTITAFGGTVMVAANPTSITADGVTTSTITATVKTSGGVANVVNGVPVTFAVTTGTGTVTASAVTAGGVTTATYTSSTKAGAEVVTATVGATSQTATVTLTAGAASKIGLTATPAIISSTIQYISELVATIYDAFDNIVTAFVNAVTFSVDSNTYGDIKTGDVYGTSSVNATGGVAPSQLESKVDATGGKIIVTAAATGLTSGTVEVTTRPFGISPASLPDDIRAGAETTFAATGGTGPFSWTFSGGSPGTYIGPTVVWTAPAEPGSVTVNLTDSSTPNAFTASETVTVYVLPDPVLNTVTTPTRNTKPVMSWGKVTNATAYYVQITLATDPNFSSLDVVAGTVDPSDTPSFTPVNALADGNYIWQVRAVDAKHTTQMVKGNTFTVDTTAPAAVTVFGITPQTSGNLKLDWTNPTDADFTGVIVVGATGAAPALAPVDGTTYTLGKSGQDDILYVGNLQTYTETLAHGINRYYKVFAYDAVKNYSLAAEANATSSDTTPTAAPTAPLPSAGNTEVTLSWTNPTDSDFAGIVILMKAGSAPTTGVPVSGDTYLKDATLGDATVAYAGYANKAATTTITGLINSTRYYFAIYAVDERPNYSATAASANAIPGPPVISAVPALPANVHVGGTVAFTATSGVGSYAWTATGGSLSAATGATTTWTAPATVTTVPTPFTVRVTNPTTGLYAEGVVNVYSSVAITDKPTTAPTVLSGMDSAAFTVAGGDESYTWTVTGPVAVAGGSGSSFTFKAPTTGAFAGEYTIKAADGKGGEDSFQVRVPFTLTPSSKAFRQDSPLTFTVGGVTGNVTWDMMSKSEKDGTFTKITATGDYGTWANANGLTNVFTPAASITTAKVFYLKILVDGYAYATAANGLNEQTFGPFQINPVALYTVNVLNGAVVAVRGQLDASGQPLKMTAAGGKATFTLPAGGKYMYDVSLANYVSQSVSSAEKTVNMTLAASTAAIAGTVTNSAGGAALVGAKVTAYLPATPAVQYSVMTDAAGAYAINLPTGAAATGWTVAAALNNFVADTKTGIPSPAAGENFVLTAMTPTSPDVNVGGGEETGGAAGQTVDVEVPAGGVTTNGYIIITPVPKDDTTANATSASLTIYDIKVTSDQAGTTPLVKEDIKRIVITLPIDLTVLKPGDLEKGVFAIYTATSRADLEAGKGAAVPVSQIIVSDYIGDGKLGSVTFWVSHLSFFGIGGGGGGETSTSGCFIATAAYGSYLEGHVMILRNFRDSYLLTNSLGQAFVAFYYRNSPPIADFIAKHDSLRAMVRLGLAPIVGAAYLTVNTTPVQKALILFVLIGLLFGGAAMIVRTRKFRPTIG